From the genome of Chroicocephalus ridibundus chromosome 1, bChrRid1.1, whole genome shotgun sequence, one region includes:
- the ATP5F1C gene encoding ATP synthase subunit gamma, mitochondrial isoform X2, producing MFARGATVALYQPQWGQVRNMATLKDITRRLKSIKNIQKITKSMKMVSAAKYARAERELKPARVYGTGALALYEKAEIKAPEDKKKHLLIGVSSDRGLCGAIHTSIAKTLKNEITNLSNAGKEVMVVGVGDKIRGLLQRTHGNYFLLTFKEVGRRPPSFGDASIIASELLNSGYEFDEGSVIYNRFRSVISYKTDEKPIFSLETVAGSESLSIYDDIDADVLRNYQEFTLANILYYSLKESTTSEQSARMTAMDNASKNASEMIDKLTLTFNRTRQAVITKELIEIISGAAAL from the exons ATGTTCGCCCGCGGGGCCACCGTCGCGCTTTACCAGCCGCAATG GGGCCAAGTCAGGAATATGGCAACCCTAAAAGACA TTACCAGGCGCTTGAAGTCCATCAAGAACATTCAGAAAATTACAAAGTCCATGAAGATGGTTTCTGCAGCAAAATACGCAAGAGCTGAGAGGGAGCTGAAGCCTGCTAGAGTCTATGGAACAGGAGCACTGG CTCTCtatgagaaagcagaaataaaggcaCCTGAAGACAAGAAGAAGCACCTCCTTATTGGTGTGTCCTCTGATCGAGGTCTGTGTGGTGCTATCCACACGTCTATTGCTAAAACCTTGAAGAATGAGATCACCAACCTCTCGAATGCAGGGAAAGAAGTGATGGTGGTTGGAGTAGGTGACAAGATCAGAGGCCTACTTCAGAG GACACATGGCAATTACTTCCTGCTGACATTCAAGGAAGTTGGACGGAGACCTCCAAGCTTTGGAGATGCTTCAATCATTGCCTCAGAGCTGTTAAACTCTGGGTATGAATTTGATGAAGGCTCTGTCATCTACAATCGGTTCAG GTCTGTCATCTCCTACAAGACTGATGAAAAACCCATCTTCTCCCTTGAAACAGTTGCTGGTTCTG AAAGCCTAAGTATCTATGATGATATTGATGCTGATGTGCTGAGAAACTACCAGGAATTTACACTAGCAAATATTCTGTACTACTCCCTGAAAGAATCCACCACCAGCGAGCAGAGTGCTAGGATGACCGCTATGGACAACGCTAGCAAGAACGCGT CTGAGATGATTGACAAATTGACCTTGACATTCAACCGTACCCGTCAAGCCGTCATTACCAAGGAGCTTATTGAGATCATctctggtgctgctgctct GTGA
- the ATP5F1C gene encoding ATP synthase subunit gamma, mitochondrial isoform X1, with translation MFARGATVALYQPQWGQVRNMATLKDITRRLKSIKNIQKITKSMKMVSAAKYARAERELKPARVYGTGALALYEKAEIKAPEDKKKHLLIGVSSDRGLCGAIHTSIAKTLKNEITNLSNAGKEVMVVGVGDKIRGLLQRTHGNYFLLTFKEVGRRPPSFGDASIIASELLNSGYEFDEGSVIYNRFRSVISYKTDEKPIFSLETVAGSESLSIYDDIDADVLRNYQEFTLANILYYSLKESTTSEQSARMTAMDNASKNASEMIDKLTLTFNRTRQAVITKELIEIISGAAALD, from the exons ATGTTCGCCCGCGGGGCCACCGTCGCGCTTTACCAGCCGCAATG GGGCCAAGTCAGGAATATGGCAACCCTAAAAGACA TTACCAGGCGCTTGAAGTCCATCAAGAACATTCAGAAAATTACAAAGTCCATGAAGATGGTTTCTGCAGCAAAATACGCAAGAGCTGAGAGGGAGCTGAAGCCTGCTAGAGTCTATGGAACAGGAGCACTGG CTCTCtatgagaaagcagaaataaaggcaCCTGAAGACAAGAAGAAGCACCTCCTTATTGGTGTGTCCTCTGATCGAGGTCTGTGTGGTGCTATCCACACGTCTATTGCTAAAACCTTGAAGAATGAGATCACCAACCTCTCGAATGCAGGGAAAGAAGTGATGGTGGTTGGAGTAGGTGACAAGATCAGAGGCCTACTTCAGAG GACACATGGCAATTACTTCCTGCTGACATTCAAGGAAGTTGGACGGAGACCTCCAAGCTTTGGAGATGCTTCAATCATTGCCTCAGAGCTGTTAAACTCTGGGTATGAATTTGATGAAGGCTCTGTCATCTACAATCGGTTCAG GTCTGTCATCTCCTACAAGACTGATGAAAAACCCATCTTCTCCCTTGAAACAGTTGCTGGTTCTG AAAGCCTAAGTATCTATGATGATATTGATGCTGATGTGCTGAGAAACTACCAGGAATTTACACTAGCAAATATTCTGTACTACTCCCTGAAAGAATCCACCACCAGCGAGCAGAGTGCTAGGATGACCGCTATGGACAACGCTAGCAAGAACGCGT CTGAGATGATTGACAAATTGACCTTGACATTCAACCGTACCCGTCAAGCCGTCATTACCAAGGAGCTTATTGAGATCATctctggtgctgctgctct GGATTAA
- the ATP5F1C gene encoding ATP synthase subunit gamma, mitochondrial isoform X3: MFARGATVALYQPQWGQVRNMATLKDITRRLKSIKNIQKITKSMKMVSAAKYARAERELKPARVYGTGALALYEKAEIKAPEDKKKHLLIGVSSDRGLCGAIHTSIAKTLKNEITNLSNAGKEVMVVGVGDKIRGLLQRTHGNYFLLTFKEVGRRPPSFGDASIIASELLNSGYEFDEGSVIYNRFRSVISYKTDEKPIFSLETVAGSESLSIYDDIDADVLRNYQEFTLANILYYSLKESTTSEQSARMTAMDNASKNASEMIDKLTLTFNRTRQAVITKELIEIISGAAAL, encoded by the exons ATGTTCGCCCGCGGGGCCACCGTCGCGCTTTACCAGCCGCAATG GGGCCAAGTCAGGAATATGGCAACCCTAAAAGACA TTACCAGGCGCTTGAAGTCCATCAAGAACATTCAGAAAATTACAAAGTCCATGAAGATGGTTTCTGCAGCAAAATACGCAAGAGCTGAGAGGGAGCTGAAGCCTGCTAGAGTCTATGGAACAGGAGCACTGG CTCTCtatgagaaagcagaaataaaggcaCCTGAAGACAAGAAGAAGCACCTCCTTATTGGTGTGTCCTCTGATCGAGGTCTGTGTGGTGCTATCCACACGTCTATTGCTAAAACCTTGAAGAATGAGATCACCAACCTCTCGAATGCAGGGAAAGAAGTGATGGTGGTTGGAGTAGGTGACAAGATCAGAGGCCTACTTCAGAG GACACATGGCAATTACTTCCTGCTGACATTCAAGGAAGTTGGACGGAGACCTCCAAGCTTTGGAGATGCTTCAATCATTGCCTCAGAGCTGTTAAACTCTGGGTATGAATTTGATGAAGGCTCTGTCATCTACAATCGGTTCAG GTCTGTCATCTCCTACAAGACTGATGAAAAACCCATCTTCTCCCTTGAAACAGTTGCTGGTTCTG AAAGCCTAAGTATCTATGATGATATTGATGCTGATGTGCTGAGAAACTACCAGGAATTTACACTAGCAAATATTCTGTACTACTCCCTGAAAGAATCCACCACCAGCGAGCAGAGTGCTAGGATGACCGCTATGGACAACGCTAGCAAGAACGCGT CTGAGATGATTGACAAATTGACCTTGACATTCAACCGTACCCGTCAAGCCGTCATTACCAAGGAGCTTATTGAGATCATctctggtgctgctgctctgtga